The following are from one region of the Microbacterium sp. cx-55 genome:
- a CDS encoding YaaA family protein, which translates to MLLLLPPSETKRPGGTGAPWAAGRLALPALDARRAQARDALVALSADPEVAARVLKLGPKQRGEIEVNAALRGAPTMPAVDRYTGVLYDALSAPTRGAEARRWLGDHVLIHSAPFGPVGALDPLPAYRLGASASVPGLPPLRRLWADAVTAALAEVGPPFIVDLRSEAYIGLGPVPPGVPSVFVRVVADGPGGTTRALNHFNKHAKGALVRELADEQPAPGSLGELLEWLRGRGHRVEETPGEWLLFEAPRAP; encoded by the coding sequence ATGCTGCTGCTTCTTCCCCCGTCCGAGACCAAGCGGCCGGGAGGGACCGGGGCGCCGTGGGCCGCCGGACGTCTTGCGCTTCCGGCACTGGATGCTCGGCGCGCGCAGGCGCGTGATGCGCTCGTCGCCCTGTCGGCAGACCCCGAGGTGGCCGCGCGAGTACTGAAGCTCGGTCCGAAGCAGCGCGGCGAGATCGAGGTGAACGCGGCACTGCGGGGCGCCCCGACGATGCCGGCCGTCGATCGTTACACCGGCGTGCTCTACGACGCGCTCTCGGCGCCGACGCGAGGAGCGGAGGCTCGTCGCTGGCTCGGTGATCACGTGCTCATCCATTCCGCGCCCTTCGGGCCCGTCGGCGCCCTCGATCCGCTGCCGGCCTACCGCCTCGGGGCGTCGGCATCCGTTCCGGGACTCCCGCCCCTCCGCCGACTGTGGGCGGATGCGGTCACCGCCGCTCTCGCCGAGGTCGGTCCGCCGTTCATCGTCGACCTGCGTTCGGAGGCCTATATCGGTCTCGGGCCCGTGCCCCCGGGGGTTCCCTCCGTCTTCGTCCGTGTCGTCGCGGACGGCCCGGGTGGCACGACCCGCGCGCTGAACCACTTCAACAAGCACGCCAAGGGCGCACTCGTGCGGGAGCTGGCGGACGAGCAACCGGCTCCGGGCAGTCTCGGAGAGCTGCTCGAGTGGCTGCGCGGGCGGGGGCATCGGGTCGAGGAAACCCCGGGGGAGTGGTTGCTCTTCGAGGCGCCACGCGCACCCTGA
- the atpD gene encoding F0F1 ATP synthase subunit beta — MTIPATAEKTETVVVGRIARVTGPVVDIEFPHDAIPDIYNALKTTVAIPGAESSELTLEVAQHLGDDLVRAIALKPTDGLVRGQEVRDTGGPITVPVGDVTKGKVFNVLGEVLNAAPGEQAEITERWGIHRKAPNFDQLESKTQMFETGIKVIDLLTPYVLGGKIGLFGGAGVGKTVLIQEMIQRVAQDHGGVSVFAGVGERTREGNDLIHEMEEAGVFEKTALVFGQMDEPPGTRLRVALSALTMAEYFRDVQKQDVLLFIDNIFRFTQAGSEVSTLLGRMPSAVGYQPNLADEMGVLQERITSTRGHSITSLQAIYVPADDYTDPAPATTFAHLDATTELSREIASKGLYPAVDPLTSTSRILDPRYIGEDHYRVATAVKQILQKNKELQEIIAILGVDELSEEDKIVVSRARRIQQFLSQNTYMAKKFTGVEGSTVPIKETIESFDAIVKGEFDHVAEQAFFNVGGIADVEAKWAQIQKENG, encoded by the coding sequence ATGACCATCCCCGCCACGGCCGAGAAGACGGAGACCGTCGTCGTCGGGCGCATCGCGCGCGTGACCGGCCCCGTCGTCGACATCGAGTTCCCCCACGACGCCATCCCCGACATCTACAACGCGCTGAAGACCACCGTCGCCATCCCCGGCGCGGAGTCCAGCGAGCTCACCCTCGAGGTCGCCCAGCACCTCGGCGACGACCTCGTTCGCGCGATCGCCCTGAAGCCCACGGACGGTCTCGTCCGCGGCCAGGAGGTGCGCGACACCGGCGGCCCCATCACGGTTCCCGTCGGCGACGTCACCAAGGGCAAGGTCTTCAACGTGCTCGGCGAGGTTCTGAACGCCGCTCCCGGCGAGCAGGCCGAGATCACCGAGCGCTGGGGCATCCACCGCAAGGCTCCGAACTTCGACCAGCTCGAGTCGAAGACGCAGATGTTCGAGACCGGCATCAAGGTCATCGACCTGCTGACGCCGTACGTGCTCGGCGGGAAGATCGGCCTGTTCGGCGGCGCCGGCGTCGGTAAGACCGTCCTCATCCAGGAGATGATCCAGCGCGTTGCGCAGGACCACGGTGGTGTGTCGGTGTTCGCCGGTGTGGGCGAGCGCACGCGTGAGGGCAACGACCTCATCCACGAGATGGAAGAGGCGGGCGTCTTCGAGAAGACCGCCCTCGTGTTCGGCCAGATGGACGAGCCGCCGGGAACGCGTCTGCGCGTCGCCCTGTCGGCCCTGACGATGGCGGAGTACTTCCGTGACGTGCAGAAGCAGGACGTGCTGTTGTTCATCGACAACATCTTCCGCTTCACGCAGGCCGGCTCCGAGGTCTCGACGCTGCTCGGTCGCATGCCGTCCGCGGTGGGATACCAGCCGAACCTCGCCGATGAGATGGGTGTGCTCCAGGAACGCATCACCTCGACGCGCGGTCACTCGATCACCTCACTGCAGGCGATCTACGTCCCGGCCGACGACTACACCGACCCGGCTCCGGCGACGACCTTCGCGCACCTCGACGCGACGACCGAGCTCTCGCGCGAGATCGCGTCGAAGGGCCTCTACCCGGCCGTCGACCCGCTGACCTCGACCAGCCGCATCCTCGACCCGCGTTACATCGGTGAAGACCACTACCGGGTCGCCACCGCGGTGAAGCAGATCCTGCAGAAGAACAAGGAACTGCAGGAGATCATCGCGATCCTCGGTGTCGACGAACTGTCCGAAGAAGACAAGATCGTCGTCTCCCGGGCACGCCGCATCCAGCAGTTCCTCTCGCAGAACACGTACATGGCGAAGAAGTTCACCGGTGTCGAGGGCTCCACGGTTCCGATCAAGGAGACCATCGAGTCGTTCGACGCCATCGTCAAGGGCGAGTTCGACCACGTCGCCGAGCAGGCGTTCTTCAACGTCGGTGGTATCGCCGACGTCGAGGCCAAGTGGGCTCAGATCCAGAAGGAGAACGGCTGA
- the atpB gene encoding F0F1 ATP synthase subunit A, translating to MLFSHAATLIANAESSDEFHAPSIWEFFPDALLFEGSPFAITRINLIQMLAAAALIILFVVGTRRMRLVPTRFQSVIEMGLDFVRVNIAHDLLGRKDGNRFLPILTTLFFMILFMNVTGIIPFLNIAGTSVIAVPLLLAVVAYVTFIYAGIKKNPGAFFKNSLMPSGVPWPLYIIIIPLEFLSTFIIRPVTLTLRLLMNMIVGHLMLVLFFAATQFFIFSMGGLWTALGAGTLAFGFVFTLFELLVAFLQAYVFAILTAVYIQLAVAEEH from the coding sequence GTGCTGTTTAGTCACGCTGCGACACTGATCGCCAACGCCGAGTCCTCGGACGAGTTCCACGCTCCGTCCATCTGGGAGTTCTTCCCCGACGCTCTCCTGTTCGAGGGCAGTCCATTCGCGATCACGCGAATCAACCTCATCCAGATGCTCGCTGCGGCGGCACTGATCATCCTCTTCGTGGTGGGAACGCGTCGCATGCGACTCGTGCCGACCCGCTTCCAGAGCGTCATCGAGATGGGTCTGGACTTCGTCCGCGTCAACATCGCGCACGACCTGCTGGGGCGCAAGGACGGCAACCGCTTCCTGCCGATCCTCACGACGCTGTTCTTCATGATCCTGTTCATGAACGTGACGGGCATCATCCCGTTCCTGAACATCGCCGGAACGAGCGTCATCGCGGTTCCCCTGCTGCTGGCGGTCGTCGCGTACGTCACCTTCATCTACGCCGGCATCAAGAAGAACCCGGGTGCCTTCTTCAAGAACTCGCTCATGCCTTCGGGCGTGCCGTGGCCGCTCTACATCATCATCATCCCGCTCGAGTTCCTCTCGACTTTCATCATCCGCCCCGTCACTCTGACGCTGCGTCTGCTGATGAACATGATCGTCGGGCACCTCATGCTGGTGCTGTTCTTCGCCGCCACGCAGTTCTTCATCTTCTCGATGGGTGGACTCTGGACGGCTCTCGGGGCCGGAACGCTCGCGTTCGGCTTCGTCTTCACCCTCTTCGAACTCCTGGTGGCCTTCCTCCAGGCATACGTCTTCGCCATCCTTACCGCGGTCTACATCCAGCTCGCGGTGGCGGAAGAGCACTGA
- a CDS encoding large exoprotein, whose translation MHLYYDDSGSAAAAAALFLILIPIFLFIALIGYVISSFFLMKIFEKAGVQGKWRAWVPVYNSLVFAKLGDFSPWVFLGTIVAGGILGNIPVLGFIFALLPLAAMVMISWRVGAKLNKEWYYLLLWILGIGVYIWYGILAFTKDRWNPAIAPAPWANSFLADKTVWDGIPVQPSAGVAPGHAAPAPGYQPAPGGYAPPVGTVPPAPPAGTFPPAPPAGTVPPAPPAGPVPPAPQDPDAPRV comes from the coding sequence ATGCATCTGTACTACGACGACTCGGGCAGCGCGGCAGCCGCCGCCGCGCTCTTTCTCATCCTGATCCCGATCTTCCTCTTCATCGCCCTCATCGGCTATGTCATCAGCTCGTTCTTCCTGATGAAGATCTTCGAAAAGGCGGGCGTGCAGGGCAAGTGGCGTGCCTGGGTGCCCGTCTACAACAGCCTGGTCTTCGCCAAGCTCGGTGACTTCTCGCCCTGGGTCTTCCTCGGCACGATCGTCGCCGGCGGCATCCTCGGCAACATCCCCGTCCTGGGCTTCATCTTCGCCCTGCTGCCTCTCGCCGCTATGGTGATGATCTCGTGGCGCGTGGGCGCGAAGCTCAACAAGGAGTGGTACTACCTGCTGCTCTGGATCCTCGGCATCGGTGTCTACATCTGGTACGGCATCCTCGCCTTCACGAAGGACCGCTGGAACCCCGCGATCGCTCCCGCGCCGTGGGCCAACAGCTTCCTCGCCGACAAGACGGTCTGGGACGGCATCCCCGTGCAGCCCTCCGCCGGCGTCGCCCCCGGTCACGCCGCTCCGGCTCCTGGCTACCAGCCCGCACCGGGCGGCTACGCGCCGCCCGTCGGCACCGTTCCGCCGGCACCCCCCGCGGGCACGTTCCCGCCCGCTCCTCCGGCCGGCACCGTTCCGCCCGCACCTCCGGCCGGCCCCGTGCCGCCCGCACCGCAGGACCCGGACGCCCCCCGCGTCTGA
- a CDS encoding PP2C family protein-serine/threonine phosphatase has product MPHAATRLHSVSLAQGSIDLTWAAVTDVGKRREINQDALFADYPLYVVADGMGGHIGGEIASGNTVTRLGAIVAAGSVTPKTIEKALSRAVKDIASHPEATDDGTGTTVTGVYLDTTGPEPHWVSLNIGDSRVYLLRDDTLVQVTTDHSVVQELIAAGRLSPEEAEHHPYGNVITRAVGPSDSVRPDYVRLEVVDADRFVICSDGLTKELTDYGIAHFLREHADPGDAAEAMMDAALENGGRDNVTIIVLNVSRQD; this is encoded by the coding sequence GTGCCGCACGCAGCGACCCGGCTGCACAGCGTTTCGCTGGCACAGGGCTCGATCGATCTCACTTGGGCGGCCGTGACCGACGTCGGAAAGCGCCGCGAGATCAACCAGGACGCCCTGTTCGCGGACTATCCGCTCTACGTCGTCGCCGACGGTATGGGCGGACACATCGGCGGTGAGATCGCCAGCGGCAACACCGTCACCCGGCTGGGTGCCATCGTGGCCGCGGGAAGCGTCACACCGAAGACGATCGAGAAGGCGCTCTCGCGCGCGGTGAAAGACATCGCCTCCCACCCGGAAGCCACGGACGACGGAACGGGTACGACCGTGACCGGGGTCTACCTCGATACGACCGGACCGGAGCCGCACTGGGTCAGCCTCAACATCGGCGACTCTCGCGTCTACCTTCTCCGCGACGACACACTGGTGCAGGTCACGACCGACCACTCGGTCGTCCAAGAACTGATCGCCGCCGGCCGATTGAGCCCGGAAGAGGCCGAACACCATCCCTACGGCAACGTGATCACCCGTGCCGTCGGACCGAGCGACAGCGTGCGCCCCGATTACGTACGGCTCGAGGTCGTCGATGCCGATCGTTTCGTGATCTGCTCGGACGGCTTGACCAAGGAGCTCACCGACTACGGCATCGCGCATTTCCTGCGCGAGCACGCAGACCCGGGCGACGCCGCGGAAGCCATGATGGACGCCGCCCTCGAGAACGGCGGCCGCGACAACGTCACGATCATCGTGCTGAATGTGTCGCGCCAGGACTGA
- a CDS encoding F0F1 ATP synthase subunit B, whose protein sequence is MLNALVTLAHAEEETAPSPLIPAVYDIVWSAVCFVVILFVFWRVVLPRMQKLLDERAAAIEGNIAKADEAQRQAEAALEEYTAQLSEARKEAGEIREAAREDGKKIVGEAKDAAAAEAARITAQAHTQIEAERQTALVSLRSEVGTLALDLAGGVIGEKLNDDATAQGVVDRFLADLEASEKATK, encoded by the coding sequence ATGCTGAACGCTCTTGTCACTCTCGCGCACGCGGAGGAAGAAACGGCCCCGAGCCCGCTCATCCCCGCTGTGTACGACATCGTCTGGTCGGCGGTGTGCTTCGTCGTCATCCTGTTCGTCTTCTGGCGCGTCGTGCTGCCCCGGATGCAGAAGCTGCTCGACGAGCGCGCTGCGGCCATCGAGGGCAACATCGCGAAGGCGGATGAAGCGCAGCGACAGGCTGAGGCCGCGCTCGAGGAGTACACTGCGCAGCTTTCCGAGGCCCGCAAGGAAGCCGGTGAGATCCGTGAGGCCGCCCGTGAGGACGGCAAGAAGATCGTCGGCGAAGCGAAGGATGCGGCCGCGGCCGAGGCCGCTCGCATCACCGCGCAGGCGCACACCCAGATCGAGGCCGAGCGTCAGACCGCTCTGGTGTCGCTGCGGAGCGAGGTGGGCACTCTGGCCCTCGACCTCGCCGGCGGAGTCATCGGCGAGAAGCTGAACGACGACGCGACCGCTCAGGGTGTCGTCGACCGTTTCCTGGCCGACCTCGAAGCCTCCGAGAAGGCGACCAAGTAA
- a CDS encoding F0F1 ATP synthase subunit delta, producing the protein MGSATTHALGATTAALNAASGVDLTVASELFQAARAVSGSLHLSSALADAAAPSTARAQVVAAVFGPVLSSTSVALLSAVTAERWSSASDMIDGIEELALRAASVAAADVDLEGELFRFSRTIADNHELELALGSRLGDESAKGSLVTTLLAGRASDAAILVVSSIVRDLRDRRVRQLLTRAMSIVADQRSRTVATVITAKPLDGAQIDRLKSALAQRYGSEISLNTVIDPTIVGGLRVQIADDVIDASISARLADLRQRLAG; encoded by the coding sequence ATGGGCAGTGCGACCACGCACGCACTCGGCGCGACGACTGCGGCGCTCAACGCCGCATCCGGTGTCGATCTGACCGTCGCGAGCGAGCTCTTCCAGGCCGCTCGCGCGGTCAGCGGCTCGCTGCACCTGTCGTCGGCGCTCGCGGATGCCGCGGCGCCGTCGACGGCGCGCGCGCAGGTCGTGGCGGCCGTATTCGGCCCCGTGCTCTCCTCGACGAGCGTGGCGCTGCTCTCGGCGGTCACCGCCGAGCGGTGGTCGTCGGCGTCCGACATGATCGACGGCATCGAGGAGCTCGCCCTGCGCGCCGCCTCGGTCGCCGCCGCCGATGTCGACCTCGAGGGTGAACTCTTCCGGTTCTCGCGCACCATCGCCGACAACCACGAGCTCGAACTCGCGCTCGGCAGTCGGCTGGGCGATGAGTCGGCGAAGGGCTCGCTGGTCACCACCCTGCTCGCCGGACGCGCGAGCGACGCGGCGATTCTCGTCGTCTCCTCGATCGTGCGCGATCTTCGGGACCGCCGGGTGCGTCAGCTGCTGACCCGCGCCATGTCGATCGTTGCCGACCAGCGTTCGCGCACGGTCGCGACGGTCATCACGGCTAAGCCGCTCGACGGTGCGCAGATCGATCGCCTGAAGAGCGCGCTCGCCCAGCGTTACGGCAGCGAGATCTCGCTGAACACCGTCATCGACCCGACGATCGTGGGCGGACTGCGCGTGCAGATCGCGGACGACGTCATCGACGCGAGCATCTCCGCGAGGCTCGCCGACCTCCGCCAGCGTCTCGCCGGCTGA
- a CDS encoding F0F1 ATP synthase subunit gamma: protein MGAQLRVYKQKIASAQTTKKITKAMELIAASRIQKAMARVRASSPFARAVTGAVSAVATYSNVDHPLTREPETIRRSAVVIFSSDRGLAGAFNSQVLRAGVEQAELVRSLGREPVFYLVGRKAVGYFQFRRMAAAAEWTGDTDTPHFSTAEEIADTLLDAFTRGGDGGGVDEIHLVFNRFVSMMTQTPETVRLLPLEVVEAAESSTDSAVYPLYEFEPDPATVLDALLPVYIQSRVFNALLQSSAAKHAATQKAMKSASDNADKLITDYTRLRNNARQAEITQQIAEIVGGADALASGK from the coding sequence ATGGGCGCTCAACTCCGGGTCTACAAGCAGAAGATCGCTTCTGCGCAGACCACTAAGAAGATCACGAAGGCGATGGAACTCATCGCGGCTTCGCGCATCCAGAAGGCGATGGCGCGCGTGCGCGCGTCCTCTCCCTTCGCGCGAGCCGTGACGGGTGCCGTGTCGGCCGTCGCGACCTACTCGAACGTCGACCACCCGCTCACGCGGGAGCCGGAGACGATCCGTCGTTCCGCGGTGGTCATCTTCTCCTCCGACCGCGGACTCGCGGGCGCGTTCAACTCGCAGGTTCTGCGTGCGGGAGTCGAGCAGGCAGAGCTGGTGCGCAGCCTCGGCCGCGAGCCCGTCTTCTACCTGGTCGGGCGCAAGGCCGTCGGATACTTCCAGTTCCGTCGGATGGCGGCCGCGGCCGAGTGGACGGGCGACACCGATACGCCGCACTTCTCGACGGCCGAGGAGATCGCCGACACCCTGCTCGACGCGTTCACGCGCGGCGGCGACGGTGGCGGCGTGGATGAGATCCACCTCGTCTTCAACCGCTTCGTCAGCATGATGACGCAGACGCCCGAGACGGTGCGACTGCTTCCGCTGGAGGTCGTCGAGGCGGCCGAGAGTTCGACCGATTCGGCGGTGTACCCGCTGTACGAGTTCGAGCCCGATCCCGCGACCGTGCTCGACGCGCTCCTGCCGGTGTACATCCAGAGCCGCGTCTTCAACGCTCTCCTGCAGTCGTCGGCGGCCAAGCACGCCGCGACGCAGAAGGCGATGAAGTCGGCCAGCGACAACGCCGACAAGCTCATCACCGACTACACCCGCCTGCGCAACAACGCACGCCAGGCGGAGATCACGCAGCAGATCGCCGAGATCGTCGGCGGCGCCGACGCCCTGGCGTCCGGCAAGTAG
- the atpA gene encoding F0F1 ATP synthase subunit alpha: protein MADISISPDVIRDALKDFVAAYEPTGAAAAEVGTVVDAADGIAHVEGLPGVMANELLTFKDGTLGLAQNLDEHEIGVVVLGEFAGIEAGQPVSRTGEVLSTPVGDGFLGRVVDPLGTPIDGLGPIEAEGRRALELQAPGVMQRKSVHEPLQTGIKAIDAMIPVGRGQRQLIIGDRQTGKTAIAIDTIINQKANWESGDVDKQVRCIYVAIGQKGSTIASVKGALEDAGAMAYTTIVAAPASDPAGFKYLAPYTGSAIGQHWMYGGKHVLIIFDDLSKQAEAYRAVSLLLRRPPGREAYPGDVFYLHSRLLERCAKLSDELGAGSMTGLPIIETKANDVSAYIPTNVISITDGQIFLQSDLFNANQRPAVDVGISVSRVGGDAQVKSIKKVSGTLKLELAQYRSLEAFAMFASDLDAASRRQLDRGARLTELLKQPQYSPYPVEEQVVSIWAGTKGKLDSIPVEDVLRFERDLLDYLRRNTQVLDTLRATNVLDDDTVAELEKATDAFILEFRSGDGVAIDAPGSEQHDAADAADVNQEKIVKGRRG from the coding sequence ATGGCAGACATCTCCATCAGCCCCGACGTCATCCGTGACGCCCTGAAGGACTTCGTCGCGGCGTACGAGCCCACCGGGGCTGCGGCAGCCGAGGTCGGCACCGTCGTCGACGCGGCAGACGGCATCGCCCACGTCGAGGGACTGCCCGGCGTGATGGCGAACGAGTTGCTGACGTTCAAGGACGGCACGCTCGGCCTGGCGCAGAACCTCGACGAGCACGAGATCGGTGTCGTCGTCCTCGGCGAGTTCGCCGGCATCGAGGCCGGACAGCCCGTCTCCCGTACCGGTGAGGTGCTCTCCACGCCCGTCGGCGACGGCTTCCTCGGTCGCGTGGTCGACCCGCTCGGAACCCCGATCGACGGCCTCGGCCCGATCGAGGCCGAGGGTCGTCGTGCGCTCGAGCTCCAGGCGCCCGGCGTCATGCAGCGCAAGAGCGTGCACGAGCCCCTGCAGACCGGCATCAAGGCCATCGACGCGATGATCCCGGTCGGCCGCGGCCAGCGCCAGCTGATCATCGGCGACCGCCAGACCGGCAAGACGGCGATCGCGATCGACACGATCATCAACCAGAAGGCGAACTGGGAGTCCGGCGACGTCGACAAGCAGGTGCGCTGCATCTACGTCGCGATCGGCCAGAAGGGCTCCACGATCGCTTCGGTCAAGGGCGCCCTCGAGGACGCCGGCGCGATGGCGTACACGACCATCGTCGCGGCCCCCGCATCCGACCCCGCCGGCTTCAAGTACCTCGCGCCCTACACCGGCTCCGCGATCGGCCAGCACTGGATGTACGGCGGCAAGCACGTCCTGATCATCTTCGATGACCTGTCGAAGCAGGCCGAGGCCTACCGTGCCGTGTCGCTCCTCCTCCGCCGCCCGCCGGGCCGCGAGGCGTACCCGGGTGACGTCTTCTACCTGCACTCCCGTCTGCTGGAGCGTTGCGCGAAGCTGTCCGACGAGCTCGGCGCGGGTTCGATGACGGGTCTGCCGATCATCGAGACGAAGGCCAACGACGTCTCGGCGTACATTCCGACCAACGTGATCTCGATCACCGACGGCCAGATCTTCCTGCAGTCCGACCTGTTCAACGCGAACCAGCGTCCCGCCGTCGACGTGGGCATCTCGGTGTCTCGCGTGGGTGGCGACGCGCAGGTGAAGTCGATCAAGAAGGTCTCCGGAACGCTCAAGCTCGAGCTCGCCCAGTACCGCTCGCTCGAGGCGTTCGCGATGTTCGCCTCCGACCTGGATGCGGCCTCGCGCCGTCAGCTGGATCGCGGTGCACGCCTGACCGAACTGCTCAAGCAGCCGCAGTACTCGCCGTACCCCGTCGAGGAGCAGGTCGTCTCGATCTGGGCCGGTACCAAGGGCAAGCTGGACTCGATCCCGGTCGAGGACGTCCTCCGTTTCGAGCGCGACCTGCTCGACTACCTGCGTCGTAACACGCAGGTGCTCGACACGCTGCGTGCCACCAACGTGCTCGACGACGACACCGTCGCGGAGCTCGAGAAGGCCACTGACGCATTCATTCTGGAGTTCCGCTCGGGCGATGGCGTCGCCATCGACGCACCGGGCAGCGAACAGCACGACGCGGCGGATGCTGCGGACGTCAACCAGGAGAAGATCGTCAAGGGTCGTCGCGGCTGA
- the atpE gene encoding F0F1 ATP synthase subunit C: protein MDATTVLAQVTGSIATVGYGLAAIGPAIGVGIVVGKTIEGVARQPELAGRLQVLMFIGIAFTEALAFIGIATGFIFGF, encoded by the coding sequence GTGGACGCAACTACGGTTCTCGCCCAGGTGACCGGCTCGATCGCGACCGTCGGCTACGGCCTCGCCGCCATCGGCCCCGCCATCGGCGTGGGCATCGTCGTCGGCAAGACGATCGAGGGTGTTGCTCGTCAGCCCGAGCTCGCCGGCCGCCTTCAGGTGCTGATGTTCATCGGTATCGCCTTCACCGAGGCGCTCGCCTTCATCGGTATCGCCACCGGCTTCATCTTCGGCTTCTAA
- a CDS encoding F0F1 ATP synthase subunit epsilon, translating to MPLKVSVVSADAEVWSGEASLVVAKTVEGEIGFMVGHEPVLAILAAGQVRITETSGNKVIADAQDGFVSVEHDVVTVVAGNATLVS from the coding sequence ATGCCGCTCAAGGTCAGCGTCGTCTCCGCGGACGCGGAGGTCTGGTCGGGCGAAGCATCGCTCGTGGTGGCCAAGACCGTCGAGGGCGAGATCGGCTTCATGGTCGGTCACGAGCCCGTGCTCGCGATCCTCGCCGCAGGTCAGGTGCGCATCACCGAGACCTCGGGGAACAAGGTCATCGCGGACGCGCAGGACGGCTTCGTCTCCGTCGAGCACGACGTGGTGACGGTCGTCGCCGGAAACGCGACACTCGTCTCCTGA